A single window of Chitinophaga sp. XS-30 DNA harbors:
- a CDS encoding beta-N-acetylhexosaminidase, whose translation MIRLSFLLLTCMGIGLQSFAQQSCPVIPLPDQYEKAGGHFLLNDGTAIVAAEPSLEATAHMLQQQLLRYAGIRVSIQPAASGNAIILKREKNNNPEAYTLHMNSRTVTISAGGDAGIFYGAVSLLQLVRAKQEAAGIPCWNIRDTPLYRWRGFMLDESRQFFGKQEVKKILDEMAFYKLNRFHWHLTDDPGWRIEIRQYPRLALVGGIGSFHDSTAPAQYYTQQDVEEIVAYAAARHITVIPEIDMPGHARAANRAYPEFSGGGSPRYPDFTFNPGKEETYQYLTNILKEVDALFPSQMIHIGGDEVSFGSQAWNSDAAVQRLMQKEQLNSLVQVEHYFLKRMADTLLKLNNDVLGWDEVTESALPSKKTIVFWWRHDKPEQLTSAVEKGYRVVLCPRLPFYFDFVQDSTNLKGRRWRGGAYNPLKDVYDFTLKGLPASVQQSKLVEGVQANLWSETIVSDQRMYYLTFPRLLAFAEAAWTKPVKRDYAQFEKRLEAFLPLLRKEGIYYYNVLDPKLTPEAAE comes from the coding sequence ATGATAAGATTATCCTTTCTCCTGCTGACATGCATGGGCATTGGGTTGCAGTCCTTTGCGCAACAGTCCTGCCCCGTGATCCCGCTGCCGGACCAATATGAAAAGGCCGGCGGGCATTTTTTGCTGAATGACGGAACGGCCATTGTGGCTGCAGAACCCTCCCTTGAGGCAACGGCGCATATGCTTCAGCAACAGCTGTTGCGGTATGCGGGCATCCGTGTTTCCATACAACCCGCCGCCAGCGGAAACGCCATCATCCTGAAAAGAGAAAAGAACAATAACCCCGAAGCCTACACGCTGCATATGAACAGCCGTACGGTAACCATCAGCGCCGGCGGTGATGCCGGCATTTTCTACGGTGCCGTTTCGCTGCTGCAATTGGTAAGGGCGAAACAGGAAGCCGCGGGCATTCCCTGCTGGAATATCCGGGACACACCGCTGTACAGGTGGCGTGGCTTCATGCTGGATGAATCCCGGCAGTTCTTCGGAAAGCAGGAGGTGAAAAAGATCCTTGATGAAATGGCTTTCTACAAGCTCAACCGTTTTCACTGGCATCTGACGGACGATCCGGGCTGGCGCATAGAGATCCGGCAATACCCCCGCCTGGCGCTGGTGGGCGGTATCGGCAGTTTCCATGATTCCACCGCTCCGGCGCAATATTATACGCAGCAGGATGTTGAAGAGATCGTGGCGTATGCGGCAGCGCGCCATATCACCGTGATACCCGAGATTGATATGCCCGGTCATGCCAGGGCCGCCAACCGGGCCTATCCGGAGTTCAGCGGCGGCGGTTCTCCCCGTTACCCTGATTTCACCTTCAACCCCGGCAAGGAAGAAACCTATCAGTACCTGACCAATATCCTGAAAGAAGTGGATGCGCTGTTCCCTTCGCAGATGATCCACATCGGCGGAGATGAAGTGAGCTTCGGCAGCCAGGCCTGGAATAGCGATGCCGCTGTACAACGCCTTATGCAAAAGGAGCAGCTGAACTCGCTGGTGCAGGTGGAGCATTATTTCCTGAAACGTATGGCCGATACGCTCCTGAAGCTGAACAATGATGTGCTGGGATGGGATGAGGTGACCGAATCCGCTCTGCCTTCGAAGAAGACCATCGTTTTCTGGTGGCGCCACGATAAGCCGGAGCAACTGACCTCCGCCGTTGAAAAAGGTTACCGGGTAGTGCTTTGCCCGCGCCTGCCGTTCTATTTCGATTTCGTGCAGGACAGCACGAACCTGAAAGGCCGCCGCTGGAGAGGCGGAGCCTACAATCCTCTGAAAGATGTGTATGACTTTACGCTGAAGGGTTTGCCCGCTTCCGTGCAGCAAAGCAAACTGGTGGAAGGTGTACAGGCCAACCTCTGGTCTGAAACGATCGTGAGCGATCAGCGGATGTATTACCTGACCTTCCCGCGCTTGCTGGCGTTTGCGGAAGCGGCATGGACGAAGCCGGTGAAGCGGGACTATGCGCAGTTTGAAAAACGGCTGGAAGCTTTTTTGCCGCTGCTGCGAAAAGAAGGCATTTACTATTACAATGTGCTGGACCCGAAGCTGACGCCGGAGGCGGCGGAATAA
- a CDS encoding aldo/keto reductase — protein MEKRSLGNTGLEIAPLMFGGNVFGWTADEEMSYRLLDEFTDAGFNAIDTADTYTAWVPGNTGGDSERLIGKWLQRTGKRDQVVIATKVGGKFSEEKKGLKKEYILSQVEDSLQRLQTDYIDLYQSHYDDPETPIEETLEAFTILVKSGKVRAIGASNITVDRLADSIITSEDNDFATYQTLQPEYNLFDRERYEQEFEQFALINKIAVIPYFSLASGFLTGKYRAKADIAGSSREKYLDKYFTERGFKILNALENVAAQYDSKPAVVALAWLLTRPGIAAPIASATNPEQLKDMMASVSLKLDKGDLDILNSASAY, from the coding sequence ATGGAAAAAAGATCATTGGGAAATACAGGGCTCGAGATCGCTCCGCTGATGTTTGGCGGCAATGTGTTCGGATGGACTGCGGATGAGGAAATGAGCTACCGGCTGCTGGACGAATTTACGGATGCGGGATTCAATGCTATTGATACCGCGGATACTTATACGGCCTGGGTACCCGGCAATACCGGAGGCGACTCCGAAAGGCTGATCGGGAAATGGCTGCAGCGCACCGGCAAGCGGGACCAGGTGGTGATCGCCACCAAAGTGGGCGGCAAATTCAGCGAAGAAAAAAAGGGATTGAAAAAAGAATATATCCTCAGTCAGGTGGAGGACTCCCTGCAACGACTGCAAACCGATTATATCGATCTGTACCAGTCCCACTACGATGACCCGGAAACGCCGATAGAAGAAACGCTGGAAGCCTTTACCATACTGGTAAAATCCGGGAAGGTGCGGGCCATCGGTGCATCGAACATTACGGTAGACCGGCTGGCGGATTCCATCATCACCAGCGAGGATAATGATTTTGCCACTTACCAGACGCTGCAACCGGAATACAATCTCTTTGACCGGGAACGATATGAGCAGGAATTTGAGCAGTTCGCGCTGATCAACAAAATTGCCGTGATCCCTTATTTTTCGCTGGCCAGCGGCTTCCTCACAGGAAAATACCGCGCAAAGGCCGATATCGCCGGAAGCAGCCGGGAGAAATATCTGGATAAATACTTTACCGAACGCGGCTTCAAAATACTCAATGCACTGGAGAACGTGGCCGCGCAATATGACAGCAAACCCGCTGTGGTTGCCCTCGCCTGGCTCCTTACCCGGCCGGGTATCGCAGCACCGATCGCCAGCGCCACCAATCCTGAGCAACTGAAAGATATGATGGCCTCGGTTTCCCTGAAACTGGACAAAGGCGACCTGGATATCCTGAACAGCGCTTCCGCCTATTGA
- a CDS encoding response regulator has protein sequence MLPAPSILLVDDDIDDQEIFTSALAFIDPSIICSIVPNGMEGIRLLKNAVSMPDLVFLDLNMPLMNGIQFLKEAKGISGVKDVPVIIYSTASDIRTIEEAKQAGAHQFITKPEKFSELVGLLHELLYPATK, from the coding sequence ATGCTTCCCGCACCCTCCATACTTTTAGTTGATGATGATATCGACGACCAGGAAATTTTCACCTCCGCGCTCGCCTTTATCGATCCATCAATCATTTGCTCTATTGTTCCAAACGGCATGGAAGGCATCCGGCTGTTGAAGAATGCCGTATCGATGCCGGACCTGGTTTTCCTTGATCTCAATATGCCGCTCATGAATGGCATTCAGTTCCTGAAAGAAGCCAAAGGCATCAGCGGCGTAAAAGATGTACCGGTGATCATCTACTCTACTGCATCCGATATCCGGACGATAGAAGAAGCCAAACAGGCGGGAGCACATCAGTTCATCACCAAACCTGAAAAATTCTCCGAACTGGTAGGATTATTGCATGAGCTTCTATATCCGGCAACAAAATAG
- a CDS encoding PAS domain-containing protein, which translates to MLENIGHTVHTVTHKFLEGGGELGAMIRSFDWASTPAGPPEQWPQSLRTTVSIILNSRFPMFLWWGKEMIQFYNDAYRPSLGMNGKHPVAVGQRGEDCWPETWPVIKPLIKEVWEGGSIWREDQLIPIYRDGRLEDVYWTFSYSPVRDDNGEIGGVLVICHETTEKVKARQKIETAEKKFRNIVKQAPVGIAILKGPDFIVETVNDKYLKLMQVTEQQIRKEPLFEILPEIKTAVEPLLTTVLKTGKLCYGREFETKEGTFNFLYEPLRDAEGQIEGVIMVSSEVTEEVKARRKSAEAEKKYAELKAVEKNLRETELQLEKHVEERTSDLRHANYNLKRSNSDLEQFAFIASHDMQEPLRKIRTFTALLENKLDNNLVDEDSRKYLHKIGDAAGRMRKLINDMLYYSRLSAAGNTFKTIDLNTLMQNVMNDFELLIQEKNAVVRCETLPDIQANPLQITQLFTNLLSNSLKFNNSPRPEIMITVRPLSAAQVANFEGLNHQLSYQRLEFSDNGIGFDQRYAEQIFTIFQRLHTKNEYSGTGIGLALCKKIALNHQGNIFAYSGAGQGATFHVLLPETQSVL; encoded by the coding sequence TTGTTAGAAAACATCGGCCATACTGTCCATACCGTTACCCATAAATTCCTCGAAGGCGGAGGTGAACTAGGAGCGATGATCCGGTCATTCGACTGGGCCTCAACCCCTGCAGGCCCTCCTGAGCAATGGCCCCAGAGCCTGCGTACAACAGTGAGCATCATATTGAACTCCCGCTTTCCCATGTTCCTCTGGTGGGGAAAAGAAATGATCCAGTTTTATAACGATGCGTACCGTCCCAGCCTGGGCATGAACGGCAAACACCCTGTGGCTGTCGGTCAGCGGGGAGAAGACTGCTGGCCGGAAACATGGCCGGTAATCAAACCGCTCATCAAAGAAGTATGGGAGGGCGGCTCCATCTGGAGGGAGGATCAGCTGATCCCCATTTACCGGGACGGAAGACTCGAAGATGTGTACTGGACCTTCAGCTATTCCCCCGTCAGGGATGATAACGGGGAAATCGGAGGGGTGCTCGTCATCTGCCACGAAACCACGGAAAAAGTAAAGGCGCGGCAAAAAATAGAAACCGCGGAAAAGAAATTCCGCAATATCGTAAAGCAGGCCCCTGTAGGTATTGCTATCCTGAAAGGTCCGGATTTTATTGTGGAAACGGTCAACGATAAATACCTGAAACTGATGCAGGTAACGGAACAACAGATCAGGAAAGAACCGCTGTTTGAGATACTGCCGGAGATCAAAACTGCTGTGGAACCATTACTCACCACGGTACTCAAAACGGGTAAGCTATGCTACGGCCGGGAGTTTGAGACGAAAGAAGGTACTTTCAATTTTTTATATGAACCGCTGCGTGATGCGGAAGGGCAGATTGAAGGCGTGATCATGGTATCCAGTGAAGTAACGGAAGAAGTAAAAGCGCGCAGGAAAAGCGCGGAAGCGGAAAAGAAATATGCGGAACTGAAAGCGGTTGAAAAAAATCTTCGTGAAACGGAACTGCAACTGGAGAAACATGTGGAAGAAAGAACGTCTGACCTGCGGCATGCGAACTATAACCTCAAACGTTCCAACAGCGACCTGGAACAATTTGCCTTCATCGCCAGCCATGATATGCAGGAACCTCTGCGGAAGATCCGCACATTCACCGCTTTGCTGGAGAACAAGCTGGATAATAACCTTGTTGACGAAGACTCCCGCAAATACCTCCATAAGATCGGTGATGCCGCGGGCAGAATGCGGAAGCTGATCAACGACATGCTCTACTACTCCCGGCTCTCCGCTGCCGGCAACACTTTCAAAACAATAGATCTCAACACGCTGATGCAAAACGTCATGAACGATTTTGAGCTGCTGATACAGGAAAAAAATGCCGTAGTACGCTGTGAAACCCTGCCGGATATTCAGGCCAATCCCCTGCAGATCACGCAGCTCTTTACCAATTTGCTCAGCAACTCCCTGAAATTCAATAACAGCCCGAGACCCGAGATCATGATAACTGTACGTCCCCTGTCGGCGGCACAGGTGGCGAACTTCGAAGGGCTTAACCATCAACTCTCTTACCAGCGGCTGGAATTTTCCGATAATGGCATAGGCTTCGATCAGCGTTATGCGGAACAGATCTTCACCATCTTCCAGCGCCTGCACACCAAAAACGAATACTCCGGAACAGGCATCGGGCTGGCCCTCTGCAAAAAGATCGCGCTGAACCACCAGGGAAACATCTTCGCTTACTCCGGCGCAGGGCAGGGCGCCACTTTCCACGTATTGCTGCCGGAAACACAATCAGTGTTATAA
- a CDS encoding gliding motility-associated C-terminal domain-containing protein has product MKHFLLLILLGAALAAKADHITGGEMYYTYTGSSGGMHNYRVTLKQFRSCATANRQFSNPTYIGIFNRVTGERIRDIQVPLRYEEQISTTSNDPCITRAPFVCYYVGYWDFDISLPDSPDGYILTSQVTFRVDAINNLANNYDRIGATYTAEIPGTPAVDNNSARFVGTDLVTICAENSFTYSFAAQDNNGDELRYYFCDAYQTIGYVANNPGGGGGGGGGGNNSAPPAAPPYYGVPYGSGFSGDRPLGGRVNIDPATGLISGIAPGVGIYVVTVCVQEIRDGVAIATQRKDLQINITGCTIAAASLQPEYMLCGNSQQLVVANQSNSPLISTWNWEFTNSAGAVVFNSGNPVADHTFAVPGVYDIKLTTNRGLQCPDSTTAKAIVFPGFEPGFSVVGACINRPVIFTDQTTTAHGTVNYWDWDFGEPSLQTDRSSDRNPAFSYPTMGRKQVRLITGNSVGCRDTIVNPLDILDKPPIGLAFRDTLICPPDQLQLQATGTGTFTWSPAVNITGGNSASPLVSPVSDTKYYVDLDQDGCLNRDSVMIRTVGHVTLSAPADTTICQGDPIRLRPVSDGLLYTWGPAASLDDPSSREPLATTVNTTVYTVTATISNCSATDQVTVRTVPYPLAAAGPDTTICFGTPAQLHATTNGNAYSWDIIDAGLNTVVYPTETTTYIFSAYDNRGCPKPTRDTAVVTVLPEIAAFAGRDTAVVIGQPLQLNASGGTQYTWSPPLGLSALTIPDPIATYSSPNRGIRYKVLVQNTAGCADSAFLNVKVYSTLPTVFVPTAWTPNGDGINDQLRPIAAGMQEIQYFMIYNRWGQLVFTSRQNGVGWDGRINGVPQSSGVYVWQVKAVDYLGLDFFSTGTATLIR; this is encoded by the coding sequence ATGAAGCACTTCCTGCTGCTCATATTGCTGGGCGCTGCCCTGGCGGCAAAAGCCGATCACATTACCGGCGGGGAGATGTATTATACTTATACGGGCTCTTCCGGCGGCATGCACAACTATCGTGTAACCCTGAAGCAATTCCGCAGCTGTGCTACAGCTAACCGCCAGTTCAGCAACCCTACGTACATCGGCATATTCAATCGTGTTACGGGAGAACGCATCCGCGACATACAGGTACCGCTGCGCTATGAAGAGCAGATCAGCACCACCAGCAACGACCCCTGCATTACGCGCGCGCCTTTTGTATGCTACTACGTGGGTTACTGGGATTTCGATATCTCGTTGCCGGATTCGCCGGATGGATATATCCTCACCTCCCAGGTAACTTTCCGCGTGGACGCGATCAATAACCTCGCAAATAATTACGACCGGATCGGGGCGACCTATACGGCGGAGATCCCCGGTACGCCGGCTGTGGACAATAACAGCGCCAGGTTCGTAGGTACGGACCTGGTGACCATCTGCGCGGAGAACAGCTTTACTTACAGCTTTGCGGCCCAGGATAATAACGGGGATGAGCTGCGTTACTATTTCTGTGATGCCTACCAGACCATCGGGTATGTGGCCAACAACCCCGGAGGCGGTGGCGGAGGAGGTGGTGGTGGCAATAACAGCGCGCCACCGGCGGCGCCACCGTATTATGGTGTGCCTTACGGCAGCGGATTCTCGGGAGACAGGCCATTGGGGGGACGGGTGAACATCGATCCCGCAACAGGCCTCATTTCCGGTATTGCGCCCGGTGTAGGCATTTACGTAGTGACGGTTTGCGTGCAGGAGATCAGGGACGGCGTGGCGATAGCTACCCAGCGCAAAGACCTGCAGATCAATATCACCGGCTGCACCATCGCCGCCGCATCCCTGCAGCCGGAATACATGCTTTGCGGAAATTCGCAGCAGCTGGTGGTGGCCAATCAATCCAACAGCCCCCTGATCTCCACCTGGAACTGGGAGTTCACCAACAGCGCAGGAGCCGTAGTATTCAATTCCGGCAACCCGGTGGCCGACCATACCTTCGCAGTGCCGGGCGTGTACGATATCAAGCTTACGACCAACCGCGGGTTGCAATGCCCGGATTCCACCACTGCCAAAGCCATCGTATTCCCGGGTTTTGAACCGGGCTTCTCCGTAGTGGGGGCCTGCATCAACAGACCGGTCATTTTTACGGACCAGACCACCACGGCGCATGGCACGGTCAACTATTGGGACTGGGACTTCGGAGAGCCTTCTCTGCAAACGGACCGCTCTTCCGACCGAAACCCCGCATTCAGCTACCCCACCATGGGCCGCAAACAGGTGCGCCTTATCACCGGCAACAGCGTGGGCTGCAGAGATACCATCGTCAACCCGCTGGATATCCTGGATAAACCGCCGATTGGCCTGGCCTTCCGGGATACGCTCATCTGCCCGCCGGACCAGTTGCAGCTGCAAGCCACCGGCACCGGCACATTCACCTGGTCCCCTGCCGTGAACATCACCGGCGGCAATAGTGCCAGCCCCCTCGTTTCACCTGTCAGCGATACAAAATATTATGTGGACCTGGATCAGGACGGATGCCTGAACCGCGATTCCGTCATGATCCGTACAGTCGGTCACGTTACCCTGTCTGCCCCGGCGGACACGACTATCTGCCAGGGCGACCCTATCCGGCTGCGGCCGGTTTCGGACGGGCTGCTGTACACCTGGGGGCCGGCTGCCAGCCTGGATGATCCTTCCTCCCGCGAACCGCTGGCCACCACCGTCAATACCACCGTGTACACCGTTACCGCCACCATCAGCAACTGCTCGGCAACGGACCAGGTTACGGTACGCACGGTACCCTATCCGCTGGCTGCAGCCGGGCCGGATACCACCATCTGTTTTGGCACTCCGGCACAACTGCACGCCACTACCAACGGCAATGCCTATTCCTGGGATATTATCGATGCGGGACTGAACACCGTGGTATATCCAACGGAAACCACCACTTACATCTTTTCTGCATACGATAACCGCGGATGCCCCAAACCCACCAGAGACACTGCCGTGGTGACCGTGCTCCCGGAAATAGCAGCCTTTGCCGGACGAGATACCGCCGTGGTCATCGGGCAGCCGCTGCAACTGAACGCCAGCGGAGGCACACAATACACCTGGTCGCCCCCGCTCGGCCTGTCGGCCTTGACTATCCCGGACCCCATAGCAACATACTCGTCCCCCAACCGCGGCATCCGCTACAAAGTGCTGGTGCAAAACACAGCAGGATGCGCGGATTCCGCATTCCTCAACGTAAAGGTCTACAGCACACTTCCCACCGTATTTGTGCCAACAGCATGGACGCCTAACGGAGACGGCATCAACGACCAGCTCAGGCCCATCGCAGCAGGCATGCAGGAAATACAGTACTTCATGATATACAACCGCTGGGGGCAGCTGGTGTTCACCAGCCGGCAGAACGGCGTGGGCTGGGATGGCCGCATCAACGGCGTGCCGCAGTCCAGCGGCGTGTACGTCTGGCAGGTAAAAGCAGTGGATTATCTCGGGCTGGATTTCTTCAGCACCGGTACCGCAACACTGATCCGCTGA
- a CDS encoding ATP-binding protein, with product MKLPSPIARLVHAGTAGKDDDQQLRIIIINSLGLTIASLAMIMGLLFYALTAKLQILIPATVGAACFLLIIWLNKKGKHESASVFMLVYQAIWASYYAILLGPGSEIVSALIFMICAAFLLYKKRSSILICAITTSAALIFIEVSYYNAWFTPLALEHHILSIIRWNCILFILIMNTMAILLNKRKSRSLVNALKEQSEKLEKANLSRRNFLQETSHEIRNPLNAIFGIVQLMKMEEDDGEIPASLKPLIDNLYVASFNVKGIINNVLELSRIEAGQTDELHRKEMAIRQRVHNFTGIYEYVANAKSAHIALSFDESLPDFAYTDEIKLSQIISNLLTNAIHFTRPHSLIRVHSGVKNDYWYISVTDEGSGIEKEKLQNIFQPFVRERSTFSEGTGLGLYISKHFAELMNGNITVESTEGKGTTFTVWLPMSDTSGIRAQPPHKSEAPVHFSGKAVLLIEDDKMSQVILRNFLNSLGIAVRTADNGVEGLAAARSQPPDLIILDSYMPRMNGKETLFHIRQDPQLQHIPVIVASGDAFTETASGFLREGADEYVIKPVEFGALQHVLEKYLNGASQLAASPAPPTTG from the coding sequence ATGAAACTACCGTCCCCAATTGCCCGTCTCGTACATGCAGGCACTGCGGGAAAAGATGACGACCAGCAGTTGCGGATCATCATCATCAATTCCCTCGGCCTGACGATCGCCTCCCTTGCCATGATCATGGGACTGTTGTTCTATGCCCTCACCGCCAAACTGCAGATACTCATTCCCGCCACCGTTGGCGCCGCGTGTTTCCTGCTCATTATCTGGCTGAACAAAAAAGGGAAACATGAATCCGCCAGTGTGTTCATGCTCGTGTACCAGGCGATATGGGCCAGCTACTATGCCATATTGCTGGGGCCGGGATCCGAGATCGTATCCGCCCTGATCTTCATGATCTGCGCGGCCTTCCTCCTGTATAAAAAACGATCATCCATTCTCATCTGCGCCATCACCACATCGGCCGCGCTCATATTCATCGAGGTCAGTTATTACAACGCATGGTTCACCCCCCTGGCACTGGAACATCACATCCTTTCCATTATCCGCTGGAACTGCATTCTCTTTATCCTGATCATGAATACGATGGCGATATTGCTGAACAAAAGGAAAAGCCGTTCACTCGTCAATGCATTGAAAGAGCAATCGGAAAAACTGGAAAAAGCCAATCTCTCCAGGCGCAACTTCCTGCAGGAGACCAGCCATGAGATCCGCAATCCGCTGAACGCCATTTTCGGCATCGTGCAACTGATGAAAATGGAGGAAGATGACGGGGAAATACCCGCATCCCTGAAACCCTTGATCGATAACCTGTATGTAGCCAGCTTTAATGTAAAAGGCATCATCAATAATGTGCTGGAACTTTCCCGCATAGAAGCCGGGCAAACCGATGAGCTGCATCGCAAGGAAATGGCGATCCGGCAGCGCGTGCACAATTTTACAGGCATCTATGAATATGTGGCCAATGCAAAGTCCGCGCATATAGCGCTGAGCTTCGATGAATCCCTGCCGGATTTTGCTTATACGGACGAGATCAAGCTTTCACAGATCATCAGCAACCTGCTGACGAACGCCATTCATTTTACACGGCCTCACAGCCTGATCCGTGTGCACAGTGGCGTAAAGAACGACTATTGGTACATCAGCGTAACGGACGAGGGAAGCGGCATAGAAAAAGAAAAGCTGCAGAACATCTTTCAGCCTTTTGTGCGGGAACGCAGCACCTTTTCGGAGGGCACGGGGCTTGGATTGTATATCTCCAAACACTTTGCGGAACTGATGAACGGCAACATCACGGTGGAATCAACGGAGGGTAAAGGCACTACGTTCACCGTATGGCTCCCCATGTCAGACACCAGCGGCATCAGGGCGCAACCGCCGCACAAGAGTGAGGCGCCGGTGCATTTCTCCGGCAAAGCGGTATTACTGATCGAAGACGACAAGATGAGCCAGGTGATCCTGCGCAACTTCCTTAATAGCCTGGGCATTGCCGTGCGAACGGCGGACAATGGGGTAGAAGGGCTGGCGGCGGCGCGTTCGCAGCCGCCGGACCTCATTATTCTCGATTCCTACATGCCGCGGATGAACGGGAAGGAAACGCTCTTTCATATCCGGCAGGACCCTCAGCTGCAGCATATTCCGGTGATCGTGGCATCAGGGGATGCCTTCACCGAAACAGCCAGCGGCTTCCTGCGGGAAGGCGCCGATGAATATGTTATCAAACCTGTTGAGTTCGGGGCCCTGCAGCATGTGCTGGAAAAATACCTCAATGGCGCGTCACAGCTTGCGGCTTCTCCGGCGCCACCCACTACCGGGTGA
- a CDS encoding ATP/GTP-binding protein, with the protein MKAKTLILCLVCAAWPFMRSTAQQATLEKIWTSDTTLRVPESVYFYAKENILFVANIDGTPWAKDGNGFISKMTPDGKITMLKWVDGLNSPKGMGIYGETLYVADMDELILIDVSSGSIIKREKFEGAENLNDVTVDPKGIVYVSDSKLKRVYTYNKGAISLMLENLGSPNGLLYRPRGLLVLTNGGLHRVGKNKKLTELAKIAKSPDGIEHVKGDEFVVSCWQGEMFYVDAKAGTAVKLLDTQAQKLQTADIGYDPKKRIVYVPTFFGNTVTAYQLKVAK; encoded by the coding sequence ATGAAAGCAAAAACCCTCATCCTTTGCCTGGTGTGCGCGGCATGGCCATTCATGCGCAGCACCGCCCAGCAGGCCACCCTCGAAAAGATATGGACCTCGGACACTACGCTCCGGGTACCGGAATCCGTGTACTTTTACGCCAAAGAGAACATTTTATTTGTCGCCAATATAGACGGTACGCCCTGGGCAAAAGACGGCAACGGGTTTATTTCAAAGATGACGCCGGACGGAAAGATCACCATGCTGAAATGGGTGGACGGCCTCAATTCCCCGAAAGGCATGGGCATTTATGGGGAAACATTGTATGTGGCCGATATGGATGAACTGATCCTGATCGATGTCAGCAGCGGCAGCATCATCAAACGGGAAAAATTCGAAGGCGCGGAAAACCTGAACGATGTTACCGTAGACCCTAAAGGCATAGTGTACGTTTCCGATTCAAAATTGAAAAGAGTGTACACCTACAACAAGGGCGCCATCTCGCTGATGCTGGAAAACCTGGGTAGCCCTAACGGACTGCTTTATCGCCCCCGCGGCTTGCTGGTGCTCACGAACGGTGGTTTGCACCGCGTCGGAAAAAATAAAAAACTGACAGAACTGGCGAAGATCGCCAAATCTCCGGATGGCATCGAGCATGTTAAAGGAGATGAATTCGTAGTTTCGTGCTGGCAGGGCGAAATGTTCTATGTAGATGCCAAGGCCGGCACTGCTGTCAAATTGCTGGATACGCAGGCACAAAAGCTGCAGACGGCAGACATCGGGTATGATCCAAAAAAACGGATCGTATATGTGCCGACCTTCTTCGGGAACACGGTTACTGCCTATCAACTGAAGGTGGCAAAATAA